DNA sequence from the Daphnia pulex isolate KAP4 chromosome 8, ASM2113471v1 genome:
TGCAAAATAAGTAGCAGACATCATCTCACGCTCGTTTCTCTGTTAATgtgaacaaagaaaatgactttaaaaataatggacTTAAAGTTGGGAAAAAACAACTCTCAATCCAAATTAAATTGTTCCAAATAATGTACATAAGCCCATCAGAACTGGATCGCCGgagattttgttttgcttcttcttcacaaCTGACAACGAAAAAATTGTGTCTCTTCGGTGTGGCTATTTGAGATTAAGCTTCAGGGATTTCAACCTGCTTATTTATGTTGATTCCTTCAACTGttcttgaaacaaaataattgttttagtaaaaatataaacaaataaaactaaagCAATAAATATTacctcattcaaaaaaatttgaaacattgaTGATATAAAATGTATGGTATTGTTTATTATATCCCGGAAACTTGAGAAGCCGGCGTGTGTTCACCTGGAAGCCATTAAGTTTGTAATTCAAAAAGACGTCTTTTAAACGGTTCCATCGGTCAGGATCACTGGGACAAAACACGTCTAAAAACGGAATGGTACTGTCTGAGTTCCTTTAAAAGTGAAGGGTCTTCTCACGGCAAACTCAACTTGGTAAGTGTCGCTTCATGTTCATCCACTTAACACCACAATCAATAGTGGAATGACTTTAGGGTCCCTTCAAGATATTTTCAACCtattacaaaaaacaatcccaTCCTtataaacaattcaaaattaaaatttgagcTGGTTACCTTTTTTCACAGTGGTTTGCGCGTCAGCCCCGTAAAACTCGAATCTTTTaacgcgttttacgggcactCCCGCTCATTTTCACACCCTAAACCCTATATTAGAAATGATCAACGCAAAAATATCTACAACCCTTTGTTAATCGTTTTCcaatagcagaaaacttgccttgctagggaagagccatgggctttatttttatgattgcaGTCAAcctttctataaaaaaatgtttcaaaggtttgaaaaataaaagtaaaggcAGGACTATTATTAACATGGTTTCATCGGTTGAATAGTATATGAAGGGTGCTGGATCTGCAATCAGCAAATCCTACGAGGATACCAGACCTAATGCCTGATGAAATAGGACAGGCCGAGGAcaggtagaaataggactactGGATagtagaaataggactgctCGTTAGGAGAAATAGAACTAGCAATAATCAGTTGCCAAAAGTAGTCCTATTTCGACCAGTCCTAATTTGTCCAGTCCTAAAACGTAGTCCTAATTCTACCAGTCCTATTTCGTTTCAGTCCTATTTCACCGTCTACCAAAGTGAGCGAACTACATTTTGCAAAAAGTGACATTATTAAAGGAACAACGGTTAAGAAAGATTGCCTTGATTTCTTTATCCCCCACAAATATTGGAGATTGAAAGCCAGTGATCTGcgattaattaataaataaccTTATctgaaaacattcaaaaatttaaaaaaattaaaaaaatctgatcCAAATTCTTACttcattggaaaaaaaacaatttcggaAAAGAATCTCCCGAGCCCAAATTCCTACCTAATATACTAATTTGATCATATTCATATACATTAAATTCATATATTAGGTAGGAATTTGGGCCAATAGTACAAAGCAATATCAAACGTAATAAATTGTATGAATTTgggcaaataaataataaaagccaGTAAATGGCTCTGACAAgagtacaaaacaaaactatgGCTGCAGATCCTCATCAAATCCGGGTTTGAACGGACTTCAATTATACCCTGCGAGTGGTAAACGAGTGGCGCGAGTGGCGCAAAAAACAAGTCTGGCaacgcttttctttctttctttattaatAGCTCCTGTCACAGAAAGactttcaaaaatcaaaaatgtcacaaatgacaaaaatgccAGAAATACCTTTATGGTTAAGTGTAGTGTGTAGAGTAATAccttaatgtaaaaaaaagacatcgcCAAAAATCAggtattttttatattttcattgtgTGTTATACATAGGCACAACAGCCtacgctagaccaaagttccccggattttaACGGGGCGCAGGTTACTCGTAGAAACTTGAAGTAGAAGAAACAATGAATAAAACGAGACGCGCGCAAATAGATTTTCGACGGCTCAccgatttttcaaaagattttacttttttaaaaatactaaattacattgaaattaaacaaaaattggaacttaAGTTAATCTTGCAATTCTATTTAACcctgtatttaaaaaattaattaataaaaagacacCATTTAGccaaaagttaatttttaaacacatttttttatgatccctttattttttcttgggaaGGTTTTACGCAGAGTAAGAAAACAATGGGATAAATAAAGCTCATTAAACAAATCACTTTTAACCATTTGTTTTGGGTAGACCCCTAAATTTGGCTCAAAATAActgtaggggagagtggggtgAATGgctcactttttcttctcttagcTCCCATTCCCTTATTGTCCAACGTATTTAGATCCACCaaatcttaaaagaaagaCAATCCTTCCTGCTTTAAAtggtgattttttcaatttgatctaaataaattaagactAGGTTATTGccgatttaaaataaaaaattagcaaacCCGCCCCAGATACGGGGCGGGTTTTGCTCACACTTGCTCACACCGCCGGGGTGTCTCGGCCCCTGTATTTCTTACGGAAAAACCGTTGACTGACAGTAGAaactcaaaatttaaaaaaataacccaataaTGCAACCCACCAACGGAATATCAATTAAAAAGCTGAAATAATTATGGTAGTTGACTAAAAACACGAATAAATTCGAACATAAAAAATCTTGCTGCTATCAtatgcaattttatttaagcCAAAAAGCCCCGACGCTGTGTGGCCGATGCGCCCCCAACAAATGGGTCTTagtatattattgaatatctcttatttaaactattgtaaatataaaacaaactaaacaggCTTAAAGAAGAGATAACGTAGAgtattttccagatttttttataattttaaagtaatcggGAAAGCCGATATTTGATTCGAAAGTCAAAGTAGGACGACCCAAttttaagacgaaaaatttattttacctttcatTCCTCAACCGTTCGTCGTACtaccatgaaatttggttttaaaatGCGCATTACTAACATCTACATCTCctgattttttcaatattttattgcaattctaatccatcaagaaatcaattgagccAACCGACCCGAACGCCAGatcgccccactctcccctactaTATTAAGCATCACCCAAGCTTGTAACTCAATCTTGTACCTTGTTAGCTGATTACATCAATGGAAACAGTAGTGTGGGATAGGTTACCAGTTTGGCTGCGGTTTTGGGTGCCAAGAATGGAGGCcgttttgacttttgagcCTGCACTCATTCTCGACTTCTCTTGTTTTGGTCGGTCAAATTTAACTgactctttctttatttatattgcATCACAAAGTGTTTGTCGCTTTTGTATTCGAATGACGTCTGACGATCAGTTAACTATACAGATATCCCtgtcgaatattttttcttgaaaataattcatagcgattttgttttcccgtttAACCGAATTTCGCTAGTGTCAATATTACCGACATATTAACTTTaggaaaaattattaagaTCTGTTGATGTGGCCGATGTTAACGCaccttttggttttctttatttttttttttttcttactcatCACATGCTTTGTAATTAAACCATCAAGCACGAGGCGACATCCATCAGCTGGAATTTCCGCCGAAATGTACAACCGACTATGCAACTAATCGCCGTCTGATTATTTTGGGCAAGCTAAACGTTGGGTAAGGATATATTCGACTTcttttgataattttgaaggaaaactaaaaagtaTTTTTATGCAATTTCTACAAGTACCCTATTCTCATGTAGACCATAACACATGCCAAATAATTTCCAAAGCTTCTCCAAACAGACCCGAATACCAATAACAAAATTGATTGCCCTCAAATGAAatatagaatttttttaataattttataagagaaaaattctataattaattatataatGTAATTACTGCAGGGGGCTGGCAAGGGGGCGCTCCGATTTTTTCCTCTGCCTTATCgtgccattttaaaaatgttagccGAGGTTCTCTTGATCCAATCGACGTAATTTGAAACTCGAGTGTACACGCcgggaaattttgaatcagcgCAGCCATATCCGAAGCTGGTGATGCCCCCTTGAACTCCTCTAACTAGCAAGGGACCACCACTGTCACCCTGTTggaaaacatatttattttattaacgCTAAAAGTCATAGTTGGTCCAATCACTTAATAAGACACATACCTGACAGGTGTCTTTACCCGGAGCGGCGGCACAAATCATGTTACTGGTAATTTTCCCGCCGTATTTTTTGTTGCAAGCTGCATTCTCCAAAACCGTGACCGTAGCTTTGAGCAGAGTTTGCGAGATGCGCCCTCCTATGTATACACAAATTTTAATCACAAATCAATTTATAGGCGCATTATGATTTCAAATGGTACCGGAAGATGTTGTACCCCATCCGGCAATAACCGCCGAATTGCCTGCGTAAGTACCGGCCGAGGCTGACGGAAGCTTAACGAACGCGACGTTCTTTATCGGTAGACTTAAAGCCAACAAAGCAATATCGTTATCCTGATTTTGATTACACCCACCTTCGTTTAATAAATGTAgctttaattcttttaagGAGACATGTTATTACGTTCGTTTTGGAATTGTAAGAGCCGTGAACGACGAATTTTCTCACTCTTCGCTTGACGGCATTGGCTCCGCCTCTCAACGATAAGGTGTTGACGGTCACACTGAATTTGGTGGTAGAGGCAGCTGTTTGACTATATATAATGAAAGCATATTGATAAGACCTTATTATGTTACCGGTATGACTTTTAAGTGATCAACTAATTCGTGGGACgattatattttaaagaagGTCAATAATTCATGCAGAAGTTTATAAATACCGGCTCAGGCAATGCGCTGCTGTCAAAATAATGGATTCTGAAATCAAAGTTCCTCCGCACAAACCACCATTGAGGCTCAAGGCTGCCtgtcaaaagattttttttttttaaataaaatatgataTACATTAATAGAGCCTGAACGCGACTTAATCGCAGTGTACGAGCGTTTacttgaaatggaaattctCCAGGGGCAGCTGCTGTTCCACCAACTATGTGATCATTTTCATCATCGGAATCACTTTCGCGCAAATGTTTCTCCTTGAACTCAACTGTGGTTAATCGAGCACAAATGCTAATAATTTATACACTACTgcaccattttttaaaaataaattgggtAATTATAGTACTAGAGGAACTTAATTAGAACTGTACagataaatttgtaattacCATTTTCCAAGCTGTCGACGACTGAAAGCGAATTTGAAAACGCGAAactgacaaagaaaaatagcccaattttctgcaataatgaaaagagaataacTAAATTTATCAAACCAAACAATTTTGTCCTTCACTTAATTTAGCCGAGTAAGGTAAAGAATGTTGCTCAAAATTTACTGAGAAAATGAATCGcattgtgatttttttgcGGGGTGGAATTAAGACCTCGTACAGATATAAGCGACGAGTTGAGAATGATGCTCAACTACAAAAGGCGGTGTAATTTAAACTGATTAGTATTGGTTAAATCGGTTACATATTCACAACGGTATTCAAAATCGATATCAAGTTAAGATAGATCAGACTGCAGTTCGATTTGCAGCCACTGCACCTGCAGTTAGCACAGCTGGGTCCGTATTTGCCTAATTGTATCCGCTTCTAGAAATGCTAATAGAACatgatcatttttttctatcgtcAATTGCACGCTTCTCTCCTTTTAACGATGACCAGCTGCACTGGTTCCACCGTATCATAACTTATTTGCGCAGacagtatataatatataattgttcaaatattttcgccGCTGCTGGTGCTTTAAATGAGATGCTTTAGATTTAAATGCCGTTCATCCATGGAAGGTAGAAATTTACTTACGGCCGAAATCTGTGGAAATCACATTCTGAACAGTTAGGCCAACGCCAGCTGAAGTTCATGTCAGACAACaataatgtcttttttttttatcaacgaAGAATTCAGACCTTAAAATATAtcatataaataatataaataagaaTATACTATAAAATATATGAccttaaaatatttcattaaattgaaaacactACTGTTATAAGcgattttggattttatttttatgaaaaataggAGAGGGAATAGAATTGTTGTGCATCGGCACAGGTGATGAAAGAAATCGCGATATGGCAACGGTGGCGggggaggagaagaaaacgagcGGCCAGTCGATCCAGATATTTCAACGAGGCCGGAACATTCCGGCGAATCGAGAGTTTTTTGTGGTTAATTTTGAGTTTAATCGAATCGACTGTAAGGTGCGCGTGTTCCCTTGTACCGTGATTCCGTGTCGAGAATACATATTCTTCGCTGTCTACGGTGTTCGTGATTGATTTTCCTCAGCGGACAGCGGTCCGTCACAAGAATAGAATAGCATAACAGTAGGTCTActtttatttagaaattttccattttggtgAAATGTGCTGTCGGTCTCTTTTAGATTCTTTACAGAATTTAATCCTCTGTGGGAAATACGGTGAAAATCCACATCCCTATCTAATCTGGGAGATCAACCTAACTTGCAAGTTGCATCCCGTTTCGTTAACTTTTGGGTGCTAACACAACTCAACAGTGTCAGTGTGCAAGTCCAGTAAAACAATACGcgtattgtaatttttttctgtcgtTATGTATGTTCAATTTCTCGTTTATCAGCAGGAAATCAAAGAGTAGGAACACCAacaacgaaataaataaaaagattgcGGTTTCTGCAGGTTCAATTGAATAACCCTCTAACATGGCTGCAGGTTCCAAATTCGTAAAGTAAAATACGAGGctaaattcattattttatagCCTAattcaaaaaggcaaaaataattacatgaaTCACGCAAGAACTTGGCTTTGTTGTGTTTCGAGGACAAATGCTGTTCCGGCGCAGGTAAAATTCTTTCTACCAAATTATGTTCCGTCCTTCGCTTAACCTTTTCAAAGAATAAAACTGGCAGTGTGCGAACGAAAAAAGTACCGTATAGACGAACATTATTTTGATCCATATCTTGCGTAATTGTAAATGCGAGAAAATCTTTTCGGTTGTGACTTGTGAAATCtcacttgaaaaaattaaatttcgcAACCAGTATTCCGTGAAACCAGTGAAGTGAAATAACAGTTGGAATATGAAGTAAAGTGAGAATCAGGACATTTCCAGCTCAGATTTCTTTGTTCAGTTAGCAATTGATTCTTTCTGCCTCTGTGTTATTTCaagttaataaaatattaaagtaAATTATAGTCAGGTATATAGTTAAAGTGTGAATCAACAGGTATATAGTCAGTTAGACAACGGCGGtaaaaaatgtcttcattTTGGCTTGGAATGGCATTGTGGTCTACGTTGCATCTAGTGAGCGCCGAGAATTTGACAGATTGGAACACTGGCGGTGGCGGATTCAAATGGCGGACCAACTGTGAATTTCCCGGCGATGATATAGGTAAAGTTCCCCTTACGACTGCAACCAGAGAAGAGTGTGGCCGAATTTGCATCGCCAACCCCCAGTGTAGccattttgtgtttggttACCTGGAAAATTGTTACATGAAGAAGGCGCCATCGACGACACCTCGTCAAGATATCGATTATGACAGTATAGCCATTTGTGGGTTCATTCCCTGGAGATTTGAATCTGAATCTGGTATTTATACGCACAAATTATGTTATAAACAGTCACGAGTTGAACTGTAAACATTGACTTCGATGTTAGGAAGGGATGACTGGAAATCTATCAGCAGAAGTGGTGTTCATAACTGCGGTTTCTATGGCAACGACCATTTGATTTTGACCACGGAGTGCCGACAGACCAAAGATTGCTCCTTTTGGTACGAACAGGTTATTCCCACTAATGGTTCAACAGCCTGTAAATTAGAAGACGGAAGTGCTGGATCGTGTTGCCCGGTGCTCCCAAAACCTAAACAAAGTATTTTAAGTTGTTTGCCTGCTATAACTGAATTATTGATGGATTCTTCCTTTCTCTACTTTAGTacaatttattaaaatgattCCTGGTGAGAAGGAGCGAATAATAGATGCGGGAACAACTCTCACGTTAACGTGCGTCTACGCCTTTGATGACGAATATCAAaagaacaatttcaatttttcgtggGAAATTCCAGAtgaattaacaaaaaatgctGAAGTTTCCCGTAGGGATTCTAGTCACAGTCGAAGGAGGCTCAGTTTCGACACGCCACCGCTACGATACAAATCGCTATTCAAACGTACGAAAAAAGGTTGTATTCTTCAACACGAAACGTACGGAAATGTTACGCAAAATGCCTTCACTTTTTATTGACATAGATTGCTCGCAGAAATCTCTTTCAGATAGATGTAATTTCCAGGGGTATCTGTGTTTTTACACAGCGTTTTCCCTGTAAAATCGCAGTCGCCAAAAACGCGCCACTAGCTTTCGATGGCCACCGCTATTCCCGCCAAAGACGCACTAATCTTTATTTTATGCCGCTAGATGCGACACATTGAGGCTCATTTTCCCGGCTTGAAGCGCGTCAACCCAAGAAGCTAGTTTGCAGGCCTACTAGAAGTGAGTTCGGTAGTAGTTTTAACGACTGTCCGGCGGCCTTATACATACATGTAGATCCAAAAAAGCGtccggtttgtttgtttacgtttgAACATGGTTTGAATGTTattaaacttaaacttaaaataaaaaataacaataaaataaaataaaacaattaaaataataaaataacaac
Encoded proteins:
- the LOC124200706 gene encoding trypsin-like; the encoded protein is MRFIFSKIGLFFFVSFAFSNSLSVVDSLENVEFKEKHLRESDSDDENDHIVGGTAAAPGEFPFQAALSLNGGLCGGTLISESIILTAAHCLSRQTAASTTKFSVTVNTLSLRGGANAVKRRVRKFVVHGSYNSKTNDNDIALLALSLPIKNVAFVKLPSASAGTYAGNSAVIAGWGTTSSGGRISQTLLKATVTVLENAACNKKYGGKITSNMICAAAPGKDTCQGDSGGPLLVRGVQGGITSFGYGCADSKFPGVYTRVSNYVDWIKRTSANIFKMAR